The genome window AAATCCAATTTCATTCCTCAGTGCCTGGTCCTggcaaaataaaggaaatattgATTAGTTTTGGTGATTTTGCAAAGGTTAATGGTGAATTTAACATGAATTTTCAAGTTTCTCTAGTGGCTGCGGGATGCAGGACCTCCCGCGTCAGCCACTGCAATGGCAGGAATGCagctcagagacagcagaacaaACCTGGATTTGAGCAACCCGGGAAGGTCTCCCTGTCACTTGTTTGGGTCAACATCACAACCTGCAATTAAAACTTCCAGTGGGGCAGGACGTGTGGGATCTTTTGATCCAACCCACACGGGAGGGGAAAACTGGACTTAAACAACCTTTAGAGAACACTGAAAACAGTCAgacaaagccaggctggaagtGTGAGAGCAGCACATTTGCAGAGACGGCCGGGGCTGTCTTTGGGgaattcgtgcacagctcacaGAGGAGCTGGATGGCTCCAGGGGCTCCGGGGAAATTTTAAATGTGCGCCTTTGCTCTCAGCAAAACGTTACTGTGCTCGGCTGGGTTCTGGTCAAAAGCAGAAGCCTGGGACTTCTGGGAAGTTTTTATTTCCCCGTTTCTTTAGGACATTCTGCAGTGAAGTCGTTTTTAACCCACTGAGACATTAACCACCAAGTGCTTCAGGACATTTCTGTCTGACACGGCTCaagctgtcccagagcagaaCTGGAGCTATTGTGCTAAAATCCATTAAagaagaactttttttttttttttttttttttttttttttttttttttttttaatccagcgAGAAAACGAGCGCCTTGTGGGAGGcagggggagaggagaggggtgGGAAGGCTGCAAACATCCCGAATTAGAGCGATGGCAGTGgagccttccccagccctgcgcCTCTCCCACACTCCCACCTAGCGGCAGCCTCGGCTCGGGAGCGCTCCCGGCCCTcgtcctcatcctcatcctcatcctcgtcctcatcctcaccctcgtcctcatcctcaccctcatcctcatcctcgtCCTCATCCTCGTCCTCGTCCTCACCCTCATCCTCGTCCTCATCCTCACCCTCATCCTCGTCCTCATCCTCACCCTCGTCCTCATCCTCACCCTCATCCTCGTCCTCATCCTCACCCTCGTCCTCATCCTCaccctcatcctcatcctcgtCCTCATCCTCGTCCTCGTCCTCACCCTCATCCTCGTCCTCATCCTCACCCTCATCCTCGTCCTCATCCTCACCCTCGTCCTCATCCTCACCCTCATCCTCGTCCTCATCCTCGTCCTCATCCTCaccctcatcctcatcctcgtCCTCATCCTCACCCTCATCCTCGTCCTCATCCTCGTCCTCACCCAGCCCCATGTGCACCCCAGTCACCGCTCACTCTGCGCCCCAGTTTATACAAGAGACGTCCAGCGATCACCACATTCATTGAAATGACTTtattgctaaaatatttttacattttgtaAAGATAACCAACCTGCCAGCACCGTGCTTCTGCTCCTCCCGCAAGAGGAGGCAGAGGTGGCTCGAAGCCcagcagctgaagcagctgTGCTTGTCCTAGTGCTCGTCAGGAGGCAGATGTTGTCACATCATCCAGATGTTTCATCCAGTCCTGTTTGGGCTGCATTTAGAAACTGGGCTCTCTGTAATTCCCCAGCTGCATCAGGAACAGTTTCAGAAAAACCTTTTTGCAGAAACTGCTCCTCCAGCTTTCCAATGAACTCTGCAGCGGCCGCAGGAACATCTGTCCTCCCTCATTTCCATCGGCACCAGCAGGACCAGGCCTGTGCTGAGCTCTCTCCACTCTGAGACACATTTCACATttctgctccctcctgcaggGGGGCAGGAGCAGTCCTGCAGCCCCGGGGGCTCCAGCAGGTCCCGAGGAGGGGCTGGGGTCCTGGGGGCTCTgacctgcacacacacaggagGATGCAGCACCCACGGACCCCGCTCCTTGAAACTTTATCAACAGCAGGGATTCGAGAAACACAaggaacaaacccaaaacacaacagaaaaaccCTTcagctgagcagggaccaccagCCAAAAGTGGGCTTGAAAGAGAGGATCATCCTCCCAGGCAGACAGAGCGTGGAATGAAACCAAACTTGTGCACAGCAAAGTACTGTACAGAGGAAATACCTGCAGCAATACAATC of Anomalospiza imberbis isolate Cuckoo-Finch-1a 21T00152 chromosome 26, ASM3175350v1, whole genome shotgun sequence contains these proteins:
- the LOC137462848 gene encoding sodium/potassium/calcium exchanger 1-like, producing the protein MGLGEDEDEDEDEGEDEDEDEDEGEDEDEDEDEDEGEDEDEGEDEDEDEGEDEDEDEGEDEDEDEDEDEDEGEDEDEGEDEDEDEGEDEDEGEDEDEDEGEDEDEDEGEDEDEDEDEDEDEGEDEDEGEDEDEDEDEDEDEGRERSRAEAAASG